One stretch of Rhodopirellula halodulae DNA includes these proteins:
- a CDS encoding protein kinase domain-containing protein, whose protein sequence is MNLSDLPARELARLDAVCLEYESALRQQNDGAASVSESTDIDSLVARHGGEHADLLRNELRAIQAEIEGESDDAAPPLSNQLLWGTTTPGPSPNGANQGAFAGEDSSADDRVDDSMDRTQILSPGNDTPSTGEPMDTPAMASPSTRGNSSNASANKPNRVSKTNQTDALPPLGTVIGPYRLDGVLGRGGMGIVYRATDTRLERSVAVKMLAIDGQPNLVERFQREAKAVASLSHPNIVELFDVGVHQGMPYAVMEHLRGETLMRRMEPRRTDVAPITTQMVRYWGRQLAEALATSHAAGVVHRDLKPENIMLVGRRSTPSTANSKTISGHSLASQSSSIHSIPSVKLFDFGLSRVGRAVFGPGQLDPESDASSEEATADDGAKTREGMILGTPGYMAPEQARGEAVTSAADVFSLGCLLFEAFYGRPAFTGRTPASRYAAVLETSPFPDPGRRRDDVALADLIIAMLAKDPKERPTSAAVAEALSNCVGTLPAGPHANGTGGADTLAMPLDPSRQSTVGVPQLSRRRLGELIGGSLVGGLLGVSGFSGDWQKLNRIRSIGVLSFTPPLSQTDQRIVNGQPAGGRSLQKGELLASLVANELSRLDGLSVPKYVPLNASFPPQYRAVAAQLEVDALVAGTFTESSSDQNRVMDVNVQIIDAKTGTQLWGKVIRTIAGDNLIDQTNLARQVAEAIDKSLHESSTESTPDVPGAFNCLLKGRTQADPDSVKGLQSALKCFESALKEDPNYAPAHAGYGLTSLTLAGRVDDDEALNLIAQARRETDIALALDSNNVDARLASAMLKYQTFGDLDQAREELTTLAEEAQNSWQVHHQLGWVQLMSFKYDVRMEMSGMRSLQKAASLHPLSKLLQADLARSQWFNANGESARTIAEVQLPKRFDPLDTEHFARGLLIDMYEHGGDFAMAAMLDPQLKWNKSDGSQSYFEQRAQRLASIPYGPYGPTLNESILQLRRNDLPDREPAEKQLARLLNVRSPMLPLLLIKHPQFAAMRMLPAAAEAFPVLQIGAA, encoded by the coding sequence ATGAATTTAAGTGATCTGCCGGCTCGCGAATTAGCTCGCCTCGATGCGGTGTGCTTGGAATACGAATCGGCGCTGCGTCAACAAAACGATGGTGCCGCGTCCGTGTCGGAATCGACCGACATCGACTCCCTGGTGGCTCGGCATGGCGGCGAACACGCGGATCTCTTGCGAAACGAACTGCGTGCGATCCAGGCCGAGATTGAAGGCGAATCGGACGACGCGGCGCCTCCGTTGTCGAATCAATTGCTGTGGGGAACGACCACGCCCGGTCCATCACCCAATGGTGCGAACCAGGGAGCCTTCGCCGGCGAAGATTCCTCCGCAGACGATCGTGTCGACGATTCAATGGATCGAACCCAGATCCTCTCGCCTGGGAACGACACTCCATCGACTGGCGAGCCGATGGACACGCCCGCGATGGCATCACCATCAACTCGCGGCAATTCCAGCAACGCTTCCGCCAACAAGCCAAACCGCGTTTCCAAGACAAACCAAACCGATGCGTTGCCGCCACTTGGCACGGTGATTGGTCCATATCGCTTGGACGGAGTGTTGGGCCGTGGCGGCATGGGCATTGTCTACCGTGCGACCGACACTCGGTTGGAACGAAGTGTCGCGGTGAAGATGTTGGCCATTGATGGTCAGCCGAACTTGGTCGAACGCTTTCAACGCGAAGCCAAGGCAGTGGCCTCGTTGTCCCACCCCAACATTGTTGAGTTGTTCGACGTTGGTGTGCACCAGGGCATGCCTTACGCGGTGATGGAACATCTGCGTGGCGAAACGTTGATGCGTCGCATGGAGCCTCGTCGCACGGATGTCGCACCAATCACAACGCAAATGGTGCGTTATTGGGGACGTCAATTGGCAGAAGCGCTGGCGACGTCGCACGCCGCCGGTGTGGTGCACCGCGACTTGAAGCCAGAGAACATCATGCTGGTTGGTCGCCGCAGCACTCCTTCCACCGCGAATAGCAAAACCATCAGCGGTCATTCGCTCGCCAGTCAATCGTCCAGCATTCACTCGATCCCATCGGTCAAGCTGTTCGATTTTGGTCTGTCACGGGTGGGTCGAGCGGTCTTCGGTCCCGGTCAATTGGATCCGGAAAGCGACGCATCCTCCGAGGAAGCAACGGCGGACGATGGAGCCAAGACGCGCGAAGGCATGATTTTGGGAACTCCCGGTTACATGGCTCCGGAGCAAGCTCGCGGTGAGGCCGTTACCTCAGCCGCGGACGTGTTCTCGCTGGGTTGCTTGCTGTTCGAAGCGTTTTACGGGCGACCAGCCTTCACCGGAAGAACTCCCGCCAGTCGCTACGCGGCCGTGCTGGAGACATCACCGTTTCCGGACCCGGGACGTCGACGCGACGATGTGGCGTTGGCCGACCTGATCATTGCGATGCTCGCAAAGGATCCCAAAGAACGCCCAACCTCGGCGGCTGTCGCGGAGGCGTTGTCCAATTGTGTGGGAACCTTGCCGGCGGGACCGCATGCCAATGGCACGGGCGGTGCCGACACCCTGGCCATGCCACTGGATCCCTCTCGTCAATCAACTGTTGGCGTGCCACAACTGTCACGCCGACGTCTTGGAGAATTGATCGGCGGCAGTTTGGTGGGCGGTCTGCTGGGCGTGTCTGGTTTCAGTGGCGATTGGCAGAAACTGAACCGTATTCGTTCCATTGGCGTGCTGAGCTTCACGCCCCCGTTGAGTCAGACTGATCAGCGAATCGTCAACGGCCAGCCAGCCGGCGGCCGCAGTCTGCAAAAAGGCGAATTGCTGGCGAGTTTGGTCGCGAATGAACTGAGTCGATTGGATGGGTTGTCCGTGCCAAAGTACGTCCCGTTGAACGCCAGTTTCCCACCGCAGTACCGCGCGGTGGCAGCTCAATTGGAAGTCGACGCCTTGGTCGCGGGGACATTCACCGAATCGTCGAGCGATCAAAACCGCGTGATGGACGTGAACGTCCAAATCATCGACGCGAAAACGGGAACTCAGTTGTGGGGCAAGGTGATCCGCACCATTGCCGGTGACAACCTGATCGATCAAACCAATTTGGCGCGGCAGGTCGCCGAGGCGATCGACAAAAGTCTGCATGAAAGCTCAACAGAATCCACGCCAGACGTGCCAGGTGCATTCAATTGCCTTCTGAAGGGTCGCACGCAAGCCGACCCGGACAGCGTGAAAGGACTGCAAAGCGCTTTGAAGTGTTTTGAAAGTGCACTCAAGGAAGATCCGAATTACGCACCCGCCCACGCCGGTTATGGGCTGACGTCATTGACGTTGGCTGGTCGGGTCGATGACGACGAAGCTTTGAATTTGATCGCGCAAGCACGCCGCGAGACCGACATCGCACTGGCGTTGGATAGCAACAACGTCGATGCGCGATTGGCTTCGGCGATGCTCAAGTACCAAACTTTTGGCGATCTGGACCAAGCCCGCGAAGAGCTCACCACCCTGGCGGAAGAAGCCCAGAATTCCTGGCAAGTTCATCATCAACTGGGTTGGGTCCAGCTCATGTCGTTCAAATACGACGTGCGGATGGAAATGTCAGGAATGCGTTCCTTGCAAAAGGCCGCGTCCCTGCACCCATTATCGAAGTTGCTGCAAGCGGATTTGGCTCGGTCGCAGTGGTTCAACGCCAACGGAGAAAGCGCCAGAACTATTGCTGAGGTGCAGCTTCCGAAACGATTTGATCCTCTGGATACCGAACACTTCGCTCGCGGTCTGTTGATCGACATGTACGAACATGGAGGTGACTTCGCAATGGCGGCAATGCTCGATCCCCAATTGAAATGGAACAAGTCTGATGGCAGCCAAAGCTATTTCGAGCAACGCGCCCAACGTTTGGCGTCCATTCCTTATGGACCGTATGGACCGACTTTAAACGAAAGCATCTTGCAACTTCGACGCAATGACTTGCCTGATCGCGAGCCCGCTGAAAAACAACTGGCACGATTGTTGAACGTTCGCAGTCCGATGCTGCCGTTGTTGTTGATCAAGCACCCGCAATTCGCCGCCATGCGAATGCTGCCGGCGGCCGCCGAAGCCTTCCCGGTGCTTCAAATTGGTGCGGCCTGA
- a CDS encoding efflux RND transporter periplasmic adaptor subunit: MARDPGTIDWQREPIRLADDVKVWPVRENGKPIYRLEIPTTHQFFRVGFAEYTFLSALDGKRTLAQACGLVTARMGREAPTSSQCESIARWLIENRLAHFADSPSPSRGARSVLTDAAGSKNDSIWTRWNPFWIKTPIPGAASALRILAEPLRFLFAVPTVLAGLLLIAVALFGLLTNRHEFLLGASSILDPSNWNWLLLTLVSLKFVHELGHSIAAYRVGGSVREAGVVWVLMAPLAYVDVTSCWRLPSKWSRMGVAAAGMFVECVIASVAALTWLTSDNELLRWWCHHVVLSAGLSTLLFNANVLMRFDGYFILSDALGIPNLASESDQSVRHWFRRWFLGEIQAESSYRSWRRWTILGYGFAAKGWRVLVCISLGIASSTLMGGTGIVLTALGIWLWWGRPLVSGLRSTRMLAAREPLVFARAALLVSLAAVVVGWACLSMPIPTSVRVPVVVQYDPDTAVRAGVEGFLRELHVEEGEWVRAGQHLATIENRELSQRVAELQIAQEQNEIRLRKAIDTADESTRLILLENRTAIIEKLATLEKQTAGLRVVATRSGQVIANDLSAKRGTYLREGDSIMVVASDADKEVLAMIDQSQIEDVRNQIGGSIRLSSADRSVHWAQLETIQPRATDRIPHASLAATHGGSLTVRLDDETEEDSIMDDVLGQAQVESMRLLHPHFRGVLRLEDSSAEKLPVGMRLDAYFGWHQASLVTRIQRWFQKALADAEDRRS, encoded by the coding sequence ATGGCGCGCGATCCCGGCACGATTGATTGGCAACGCGAACCCATTCGTTTGGCGGACGATGTGAAGGTTTGGCCCGTTCGCGAAAATGGGAAGCCCATTTATCGATTGGAAATCCCCACGACCCATCAATTCTTTCGGGTCGGATTCGCGGAATACACGTTTCTGTCGGCACTGGACGGCAAACGGACTTTGGCACAGGCTTGCGGACTGGTCACCGCTCGGATGGGCCGCGAAGCACCGACGTCTTCTCAGTGCGAATCCATCGCACGATGGCTGATCGAAAACAGACTCGCTCATTTCGCCGATTCTCCTTCGCCGTCTCGCGGAGCCCGTTCGGTTTTGACGGATGCAGCCGGCTCGAAGAATGATTCGATCTGGACGCGTTGGAATCCTTTTTGGATCAAGACACCAATTCCGGGGGCGGCGTCTGCGTTGCGAATCCTCGCCGAACCATTGCGTTTCCTTTTCGCGGTCCCCACCGTCCTGGCGGGCCTGTTGCTGATCGCGGTTGCCTTGTTCGGTTTGCTGACGAATCGTCACGAGTTCCTTCTAGGAGCATCGTCCATCTTGGACCCGTCCAACTGGAACTGGCTCTTGTTGACGCTGGTTTCCTTGAAGTTCGTTCACGAGCTGGGGCACAGCATCGCCGCCTATCGGGTTGGCGGTTCCGTTCGTGAAGCCGGTGTGGTTTGGGTGTTGATGGCACCGCTGGCTTATGTCGACGTCACAAGCTGTTGGAGATTGCCCTCGAAATGGTCTCGGATGGGCGTTGCGGCCGCGGGGATGTTCGTGGAGTGTGTGATTGCATCGGTGGCCGCATTGACTTGGCTGACATCCGACAATGAACTGCTCCGGTGGTGGTGCCACCACGTGGTGTTGTCCGCTGGGCTGTCCACGTTGCTGTTCAACGCCAACGTGCTGATGCGTTTCGATGGCTACTTCATTTTGTCGGATGCTTTGGGGATTCCGAACTTGGCATCGGAGTCGGACCAGTCGGTGCGACATTGGTTTCGCCGCTGGTTTTTGGGGGAGATTCAAGCCGAGTCGTCGTATCGTTCATGGCGTCGGTGGACCATTCTTGGCTATGGCTTCGCCGCGAAGGGTTGGCGAGTGTTGGTTTGCATCTCACTCGGTATCGCCAGTTCGACGCTGATGGGCGGAACCGGCATTGTGCTGACCGCACTCGGAATCTGGCTGTGGTGGGGACGTCCCCTGGTGAGCGGACTGCGTTCCACGCGAATGTTGGCCGCACGAGAGCCGCTGGTGTTTGCCAGGGCGGCGTTGCTGGTGAGCTTGGCTGCGGTTGTTGTCGGTTGGGCGTGTCTTTCGATGCCGATCCCAACGTCAGTTCGAGTTCCCGTGGTGGTGCAATACGATCCCGATACTGCGGTCCGTGCCGGCGTGGAAGGATTCTTGCGAGAACTGCATGTTGAAGAAGGTGAATGGGTCAGGGCGGGCCAGCACCTCGCGACGATCGAAAACCGAGAATTGTCTCAACGAGTCGCTGAACTTCAGATTGCTCAAGAACAGAACGAGATCCGCCTCCGCAAAGCGATTGACACGGCGGATGAATCGACACGTTTGATCCTGTTGGAAAACCGAACGGCGATCATCGAAAAACTGGCCACTCTTGAGAAGCAAACCGCAGGCCTGCGTGTGGTCGCCACGCGATCCGGGCAGGTGATTGCGAATGATTTGTCCGCCAAACGCGGGACCTATCTGCGCGAAGGAGACTCCATCATGGTGGTCGCATCCGATGCGGACAAAGAAGTGCTGGCGATGATCGATCAATCCCAGATCGAAGACGTTCGCAATCAAATTGGTGGCTCCATCCGGCTCAGTTCCGCCGACCGGAGTGTGCATTGGGCACAGCTAGAAACCATCCAGCCGCGCGCGACCGATCGAATTCCTCACGCCTCCCTCGCCGCGACGCACGGCGGATCGCTCACGGTGCGTTTGGATGACGAAACCGAAGAGGACTCAATCATGGACGATGTCTTGGGACAAGCTCAGGTGGAGTCGATGCGACTGCTTCACCCGCATTTTCGGGGCGTGTTGCGATTGGAAGACTCTTCGGCCGAGAAGCTTCCTGTCGGGATGCGATTGGACGCTTACTTCGGTTGGCATCAAGCGTCCTTGGTCACTCGAATTCAGCGTTGGTTCCAAAAGGCGTTGGCGGATGCGGAAGATCGCCGTTCGTGA
- a CDS encoding efflux RND transporter periplasmic adaptor subunit has protein sequence MEDVDVLSATVNDLRHATADATRDLGLDWQQRAETLATAIELQTTLDGCQEFDDATAIATRSLCRWLKAEGAVLCWSRPGGRLRCVHDHASGGGQIAGDAERELLAAAEEACLREGVTHIGQSDVAAPPATMAMRQWLQAIGSSHLLACPLKEPDSTVRGVLMLVSANDRSAATVMDAFAPLLASKLQSIERLQPVGMEATIVRGMRSFRRVWQRTLVLVLSAVFLLMFLPAPHNIRTTVELQPVKRRFLSVPFDGPLQACLVRPGDMVEQGELLAKINPRELEFALAGLKAEANQADQERRGSMATHEFGKSRIAALEADRLKTQTDLLNYQKENLEIRSPIDGIILSGDWKQSEGAPLTRGETLFEIAPTGSMKVEIAISEENIAHVAVGMLAQIHTHAMPERVMHGEIKRIQPTATIRESENVFLAEVEMDDQEGLLRPGMKGRAIIYGDQRPIGWIVFHRPWNQLLRWLGV, from the coding sequence ATGGAAGACGTCGACGTGCTTTCCGCAACCGTCAATGACTTAAGACATGCGACGGCTGACGCAACGCGCGATCTTGGTCTGGATTGGCAGCAGCGTGCCGAAACGCTCGCCACCGCGATTGAACTGCAAACCACGCTGGATGGCTGTCAGGAATTCGACGACGCGACTGCGATCGCGACCCGGAGCTTGTGTCGTTGGTTGAAAGCCGAGGGTGCGGTGTTGTGCTGGTCGCGACCCGGCGGCCGTCTTCGCTGCGTTCATGACCACGCGAGCGGTGGCGGTCAGATTGCCGGAGACGCCGAACGTGAGTTGCTGGCGGCCGCCGAAGAAGCCTGTTTGCGAGAAGGCGTGACTCACATCGGGCAATCGGACGTCGCGGCGCCCCCGGCAACCATGGCGATGCGGCAATGGCTGCAAGCGATCGGTTCCTCGCACTTGCTGGCCTGCCCGCTGAAGGAACCGGACTCTACCGTTCGTGGCGTGTTGATGTTGGTGTCCGCCAACGATCGTTCCGCGGCGACGGTGATGGATGCGTTTGCACCGCTGTTGGCCAGCAAACTGCAGAGCATCGAACGATTGCAACCCGTCGGGATGGAAGCCACCATCGTACGCGGCATGCGATCGTTTCGACGTGTTTGGCAGCGAACATTGGTGTTGGTTTTGTCGGCTGTGTTTTTGCTGATGTTCCTGCCGGCACCTCACAACATCCGCACTACGGTTGAGTTGCAACCGGTCAAACGTCGGTTTCTTTCCGTGCCATTTGATGGACCGTTGCAAGCCTGTTTGGTTCGTCCCGGCGACATGGTCGAGCAGGGCGAACTGCTCGCCAAAATCAATCCTCGCGAATTGGAATTTGCTCTGGCGGGATTGAAAGCCGAAGCCAACCAAGCCGACCAGGAACGTCGTGGTTCCATGGCCACGCATGAGTTCGGCAAGAGTCGCATTGCCGCGTTGGAAGCGGATCGCTTGAAGACCCAAACCGATCTGCTGAATTACCAAAAAGAGAATCTGGAGATTCGCAGTCCCATTGATGGGATCATTCTCAGCGGCGATTGGAAACAATCCGAAGGCGCTCCTCTGACGCGAGGCGAAACGTTGTTTGAGATCGCACCGACTGGTTCGATGAAGGTCGAGATCGCGATTTCGGAGGAGAACATCGCCCACGTTGCCGTGGGAATGCTGGCGCAGATCCACACTCACGCCATGCCCGAACGTGTGATGCACGGCGAGATCAAACGCATTCAACCCACGGCCACCATCCGTGAATCTGAAAATGTGTTTTTGGCGGAAGTCGAAATGGACGATCAAGAAGGGCTGCTACGGCCGGGGATGAAGGGGCGAGCGATCATCTATGGCGACCAACGTCCCATCGGTTGGATCGTCTTTCATCGTCCATGGAATCAACTGCTCCGCTGGTTGGGTGTTTGA
- a CDS encoding efflux RND transporter periplasmic adaptor subunit has translation MKRTWIKTFCLFTSLVCLPMSGMALADEYEAFTEPYRRIRVSSSEMGVITEFLVEEGEAVREGQVLAQLDDELLRKSLEVSRAAKDAVGSKTAAEAEVVLRDQQVQSYRRLFTQGNATPRELERAENDHRQALARLQSVTEELAVRELEYQRVLCQLEHRRILAPCNGVIVMKAKERGEFVSPTDPVVLQMVQLDRIKAVFSVPLRRIDQLRDGQDVLLRVGSKRASVVGKVEFVSPIATAESGTVRVKVVVPNENNQIRSGVVCWLDLEASPNAIRGARTRVSDAPLILSPAVR, from the coding sequence ATGAAACGCACCTGGATCAAAACGTTTTGTCTTTTCACGAGCCTTGTTTGCTTGCCCATGAGCGGCATGGCGCTCGCCGATGAATACGAAGCGTTCACCGAACCGTACCGCCGCATTCGTGTCTCCTCCTCGGAAATGGGTGTGATCACCGAGTTCCTCGTCGAAGAAGGCGAAGCCGTTCGCGAAGGCCAGGTGCTGGCACAACTTGACGATGAGCTGCTCCGTAAATCGCTGGAAGTTTCGCGGGCCGCCAAAGACGCCGTCGGAAGCAAAACCGCGGCCGAAGCCGAGGTGGTGTTGCGCGATCAACAGGTCCAAAGCTATCGCCGTCTGTTCACGCAAGGCAACGCGACGCCTCGCGAATTGGAGCGAGCTGAAAATGACCATCGGCAAGCCCTCGCTCGGCTGCAAAGCGTGACGGAAGAATTGGCCGTTCGCGAATTGGAGTACCAACGTGTTCTGTGCCAATTGGAACATCGCCGGATTCTGGCTCCGTGCAACGGAGTGATCGTGATGAAGGCAAAGGAACGGGGCGAGTTCGTTTCCCCGACGGATCCGGTGGTTTTGCAAATGGTGCAGTTGGATCGCATCAAGGCGGTCTTCTCCGTTCCGCTACGCCGAATCGATCAATTGCGAGACGGACAAGATGTGTTGCTTCGGGTGGGCTCCAAACGTGCGTCGGTCGTTGGCAAGGTCGAGTTCGTTTCCCCCATTGCAACCGCTGAATCCGGCACGGTCCGTGTTAAAGTCGTGGTGCCAAACGAGAACAATCAAATTCGCAGTGGAGTGGTTTGCTGGTTGGATTTGGAAGCGTCTCCGAACGCCATCCGTGGTGCCCGGACGCGCGTGAGTGACGCTCCTTTGATCCTGTCGCCCGCCGTTCGCTAG
- a CDS encoding preprotein translocase subunit SecA, with protein sequence MMASLTQSWFPQFKRVAFGSQPTEFAIDDLLVQIHSRGQRWRSASDEDLAGGLSNIRYDWLRRNASDSGSSVTEIWRTCLIDSVAIASEAIRRTHKIELFEVQLRAGLIVSSGIANGRGGVAEMQTGEGKTFAMFVAAVIAAIPGRGVHLATPNAYLAARDHQQLEPTWNLLQLNSGCLPEDASAEQTRAAYRADVTYGPGHAFGFDYLKDQLALGTKMRRRPGASLLSRLQMDAQADKQLQRGLAVALIDEIDHVLIDDALSPLLLSGTHPGEADDAEVHRRAIPIASELKETRDFRCVAKRVELNSDGLDRVYQSVDAVSDASLHRPWHEYIELALQAQHLLHRDADYVVESGEVRIVDPSTGRIYEDRTWSGGLQQAVEAKEGLPIRRESEALAKITRQRFYRSYDYLAGVTGTASDCRDELRTVYGLKVQTVNPRLPSQRVILPPHVSSKQADKLRAIAVEARAMVEAGRSVLIGTLDIASSLAVSKELSKHGLQHELLNGLQTADEAEVVASAGQPGAITVATNIAGRGTDIGLHPTVRKQGGLHVIVAEHHRSSRVDRQLIGRCARCGDPGSSRAFLSADDPMIRDSAPWLARALTQVIASGQTATQPKTTLPVEEQIQSIQRHHAKRAAVARQQLLAADERDCVLVRKAQSNRNANVQLHAMDAGI encoded by the coding sequence ATGATGGCTTCGCTCACACAATCTTGGTTTCCGCAGTTCAAACGTGTTGCGTTCGGATCGCAACCGACGGAATTCGCGATCGACGATTTGTTGGTGCAGATCCACTCACGAGGCCAGCGTTGGCGTTCCGCCTCCGATGAAGACCTCGCCGGCGGCCTATCCAACATTCGCTACGATTGGCTTCGCCGAAACGCTTCCGACTCCGGTTCGTCCGTGACGGAAATTTGGCGCACGTGTTTGATCGACAGTGTTGCCATCGCCTCGGAAGCCATTCGTCGTACCCACAAGATCGAATTGTTTGAGGTGCAACTTCGTGCGGGACTGATCGTTTCCTCGGGGATCGCGAACGGACGTGGCGGAGTCGCGGAAATGCAGACCGGCGAAGGCAAGACGTTTGCCATGTTCGTCGCTGCGGTCATCGCAGCCATTCCCGGTCGTGGCGTTCACTTGGCAACGCCCAATGCCTACCTCGCGGCACGTGATCATCAACAACTGGAACCCACTTGGAATCTGCTGCAATTGAACAGCGGTTGTTTGCCCGAGGACGCTTCTGCGGAACAAACCCGCGCGGCTTACCGTGCGGACGTCACCTACGGACCCGGTCACGCCTTTGGCTTTGACTATTTGAAAGACCAATTGGCTCTGGGAACCAAGATGCGTCGACGTCCCGGCGCATCGCTGCTTTCGCGTTTGCAGATGGATGCTCAAGCCGACAAGCAACTGCAACGTGGATTGGCGGTCGCCCTGATCGACGAAATCGATCACGTGTTGATCGACGACGCTTTGTCACCGTTGTTGCTTTCCGGAACGCACCCGGGGGAAGCCGACGATGCCGAGGTCCATCGGCGAGCCATTCCGATCGCAAGCGAACTCAAAGAAACACGCGATTTCCGATGCGTCGCGAAACGTGTGGAGCTGAACTCAGACGGCTTGGATCGCGTTTATCAATCGGTCGATGCGGTGTCAGATGCTTCGCTGCATCGGCCTTGGCATGAATACATTGAACTCGCGTTGCAAGCTCAGCATCTGCTGCATCGTGATGCCGATTATGTGGTCGAATCCGGCGAGGTTCGGATTGTGGATCCGTCGACCGGACGCATCTACGAAGACCGGACTTGGTCAGGCGGTCTGCAACAAGCGGTTGAAGCCAAAGAAGGCTTGCCCATCCGGCGAGAATCCGAGGCACTCGCCAAGATCACTCGTCAACGTTTCTATCGATCGTATGACTACCTCGCGGGAGTCACCGGAACAGCCAGCGATTGCCGCGACGAGTTGCGAACCGTGTACGGTCTGAAAGTGCAAACGGTGAATCCGCGTTTGCCATCGCAACGTGTGATCCTGCCGCCGCATGTTTCTTCCAAGCAAGCGGACAAGCTTCGTGCCATCGCGGTGGAAGCTCGAGCAATGGTCGAGGCGGGACGCAGCGTTTTGATTGGGACGCTGGACATCGCTTCCAGTCTGGCCGTGTCGAAAGAACTCTCGAAACACGGATTGCAGCACGAACTGCTCAACGGGCTGCAAACCGCGGACGAAGCCGAGGTGGTTGCCAGTGCGGGGCAGCCCGGAGCGATTACCGTCGCCACCAACATCGCGGGACGAGGCACGGACATCGGACTCCATCCCACGGTTCGCAAGCAAGGCGGACTGCACGTCATTGTCGCTGAACATCATCGATCCAGTCGCGTCGATCGTCAATTGATCGGACGTTGTGCACGTTGTGGTGATCCGGGCAGCAGCCGAGCGTTCTTGTCGGCCGACGACCCAATGATCCGCGACTCCGCACCGTGGTTGGCTCGGGCGCTGACGCAAGTCATCGCATCGGGGCAAACAGCAACGCAGCCAAAGACAACGCTGCCCGTTGAAGAACAGATTCAATCAATCCAACGACATCACGCCAAACGCGCCGCGGTTGCCCGCCAGCAGCTTCTCGCCGCGGACGAACGAGATTGCGTGTTGGTTCGGAAAGCCCAATCGAACCGCAACGCGAACGTACAACTTCACGCCATGGATGCAGGAATATGA